A genomic window from Cinclus cinclus chromosome 5, bCinCin1.1, whole genome shotgun sequence includes:
- the LOC134044359 gene encoding LOW QUALITY PROTEIN: coagulation factor XI-like (The sequence of the model RefSeq protein was modified relative to this genomic sequence to represent the inferred CDS: substituted 2 bases at 2 genomic stop codons), whose translation MNCRNEILQKLLMNGRKXDTMLHMXVIQDQFQHGADDSCSENVSQVECKPDPCIQTYYVFRMNWIYRTFYFIFLLVPVYSECVTQIYENTFFQGGDLTTVFTPTANYCQIVCTYHPTCLLFTYLPATWTKDPEKRFSCYLKDSNTEMLPKVDMEGAISGHSLKQCNQISACSPDVHVGLDMEGNIFDTTMADSYQECQKRCTNDNRCHFFTYASETFHNSSFCKKCLLKHTSVGTPTNIKVLDEVVSGFSLKPCQLSELDCQMDIFEDQEFSGVNITSFFTPDISVCQTICTYFPKCLFFTFFTRKWQIESQRNLCLLKTSTSGIPEALISQENAVSGFGLLNCRRSFPACNSRTYMNMDFLGDELNVNYTKGHRACQQVCTDMIRCQFFSYSLLQGSCNEEGECECHLRMSSNGSPVKIVHGPGSISGYSLRLCKKRASTVCMQHSARTIRIVGGTDSSPGEWPWQVSLHARLSRQRHLCGGSIISNQWILTAAHCVTSLENPNIWRVYAGILRQSEINEDTPFFKVEEIIVHSQYKHAQIGYDIALMKLAKPMNFTDLQLPICLPSKEDTNMFYTECWVIGWGYRKEKGRVQDILQKAPVPFMSKEECQARYRRHRIGDKVICAGYDEGGRDACKGDSGGPLSCRHEEVWYLVGITSWGEGCARPRQPGVYTKVADYSDWILEKTT comes from the exons ATGAATTGTAGAAATGAAATCTTACAGAAACTTCTGATGAAT GGGAGAAAATGAGACACTATGTTGCATATGTGAGTTATACAGGATCAGTTCCAGCATGGTGCGGATGATAgttgttctgaaaatgtgtcCCAAG tagaGTGCAAACCTGATCCATGCATACAGACTTACTATGTATTCAG gaTGAATTGGATTTATCggactttttatttcattttcttacttGTTCCTGTTTACAGTG aATGTGTGACTCAGATCTATGAAAATACATTCTTCCAAGGAGGAGACCTCACTACAGTTTTTACACCGACTGCCAATTACTGCCAAATAGTGTGTACTTACCATCCTACCTGTCTGCTCTTCACCTACTTGCCAGCAACATGGACTAAAGATCCTGAAAAAAG gTTCTCCTGCTATTTAAAAGACAGCAATACAGAAATGCTGCCGAAAGTGGATATGGAAGGAGCTATCTCTGGACATTCCTTAAAACAGTGTAACCAAATTAGTG cttgcAGCCCAGATGTCCATGTAGGACTGGATATGGAAGGGAATATTTTTGATACTACTATGGCTGACAGCTATCAAGAGTGCCAAAAACGATGTACCAATGACAACCGTTGTCATTTTTTTACATATGCCTCTGAAACATTTCACAATTCAAGCTTTTG TAAAAAATGCTTATTGAAACATACCAGTGTAGGAACTCCAACCAACATAAAGGTGCTTGATGAGGTTGTGTCTGGATTCTCTCTAAAGCCATGCCAGCTTTCTGAATTAG ATTGTCAAATGGACATATTTGAAGATCAAGAGTTTTCAGGAGTTAATATTACAAGTTTTTTCACTCCTGATATTTCTGTCTGCCAAACTATTTGTACATATTTCCCAAAGTGTTTgttctttacattttttacCAGGAAATGGCAAATAGAATCTCAAAG aaatCTTTGCCTTTTGAAGACATCAACAAGTGGAATTCCAGAGGCACTCATATCACAAGAAAATGCTGTATCAGGCTTTGGCCTCCTAAATTGCAGAAGATCTTTTCCTG CCTGCAATTCTCGCACTTACATGAAtatggattttttgggagatGAACTTAATGTCAATTATACTAAAGGACACAGAGCCTGTCAGCAGGTTTGCACAGACATGATCCGCtgccaatttttttcctattctctcCTCCAAGGTTCATGCAATGAAGAAGG AGAGTGTGAGTGTCACCTAAGAATGTCCTCAAATGGATCCCCAGTGAAAATAGTACATGGACCAGGAAGTATCTCTGGATACTCACTAAGATTATGCAAGAAAAGAGCCAGTACTG TGTGTATGCAGCATTCTGCAAGGACAATTAGGATCGTTGGTGGGACAGACTCTTCCCCTGGTGAGTGGCCATGGCAGGTCAGCCTGCATGCCAGGTTGTCTCGCCAGAGACACCTGTGTGGGGGCTCCATCATCAGCAACCAGTGGATTCTCACAGCTGCTCACTGTGTCACGAG tctAGAGAATCCCAACATTTGGCGTGTCTATGCTGGTATCTTAAGACAATCAGAAATAAATGAGGATACACCCTTCTTCAAAGTGGAAGAGATTATTGTTCACTCTCAGTATAAACACGCGCAGATTGGCTATGACATTGCGTTAATGAAACTTGCTAAACCCATGAATTTTACTG ATCTTCAGCTACCTATCTGCCTGCCATCAAAAGAAGACACTAACATGTTTTACACTGAGTGTTGGGTAATTGGATGGggttacagaaaagaaaaag GTCGGGTACAAGATATTCTTCAAAAGGCTCCTGTTCCCTTCATGTCAAAAGAGGAATGCCAGGCAAGGTACCGGAGGCACAGAATAGGTGACAAAGTGATCTGTGCTGGCTATGATGAAGGAGGAAGGGATGCTTGTAAG GGAGATTCAGGTGGGCCACTGTCGTGCAGGCATGAGGAGGTCTGGTATCTGGTGGGCATCACCTCCTGGGGCGAAGGGTGTGCTCGCCCCAGGCAACCAGGAGTCTACACCAAAGTTGCTGACTATTCAGACTGGATTCTAGAAAAAACGACGTAG